A single Oncorhynchus tshawytscha isolate Ot180627B linkage group LG01, Otsh_v2.0, whole genome shotgun sequence DNA region contains:
- the LOC112242567 gene encoding MOB kinase activator 3A encodes MSMALKQVFNKERTFRPKRKFEPGTQRFELHKKAQASLNAGLDLKQAVALPHGEDLNDWVAVHVVDFFNRINLIYGTISDSCTDQTCPVMSGGPKYEYRWQDEHKYKKPTAVPAPKYMSLLMDWIEVQINNEHIFPTNIGTPFPKTFMQVAKKILSRLFRVFVHVYIHHFDRVNQMGAEAHVNTCYKHFYYFVTEFNLTDHKELEPLKEMTSQMCH; translated from the exons ATGTCCATGGCCCTGAAGCAAGTCTTCAACAAGGAGAGGACATTCCGGCCAAAGCGTAAGTTTGAGCCCGGGACACAGCGCTTTGAGCTGCACAAGAAGGCCCAGGCGTCTCTCAATGCAGGCCTGGACCTGAAGCAGGCGGTGGCGTTGCCCCATGGAGAGGACCTTAATGACTGGGTGGCTGTTCACGTGGTGGACTTCTTCAACCGCATCAACCTCATCTACGGCACCATCAGCGACTCCTGCACCGACCAGACCTGCCCCGTCATGTCCGGAGGGCCCAAGTACGAGTACCGCTGGCAGGACGAGCACAAGTACAAGAAGCCCACAGCCGTGCCAGCCCCAAAATACATGAGCCTGCTGATGGACTGGATCGAGGTACAGATCAACAACGAGCACATCTTCCCCACCAACATTG GTACTCCCTTCCCAAAGACCTTCATGCAGGTAGCTAAGAAGATTTTGTCTCGCCTGTTCCGTGTGTTCGTCCACGTCTACATCCATCACTTTGATCGTGTGAACCAGATGGGTGCAGAGGCCCACGTCAACACCTGTTACAAGCACTTCTATTACTTTGTAACGGAGTTTAACCTCACAGACCACAAGGAGCTCGAGCCACTG AAAGAGATGACATCACAGATGTGCCACTAA
- the LOC112242773 gene encoding MAP kinase-interacting serine/threonine-protein kinase 2-like encodes MVQNKITEVTGFHRSFKGPNPFAGDEFTNGSLLNSDFNFDLSNRHDITSSKPIDIPDGKKRNKKKKRCRATDSFSGRFEDVYSLQSEVLGEGAYARVQTCINLITNKEYAVKIIEKRPGHSRSRVFREVEMLYQCQGHRNILELVEFFEEEDKFYLVFEMLRGGTVLAHIHRRLHFSEQEACVVVQDIASALDFLHNKGMAHRDLKPENILCEHADKISPVKICDFDLGSGIKLNSDSSPISTPELLTPCGSAEYMAPEVVEAFSEEATNYDKRCDLWSLGVILYILLSGYPPFVGRCGSDCGWDMGEPCHTCQNMLFESIQEGKYEFPEKDWAHISSSAKDLISKLLVRDAKNRLSAGQVLQHPWVQGGFSDTLPTSILPQRNSAKDLTFFAGKAVAMNRQLAEQAVMAEQQQLDEAPTVITVCSTSMHLSPPSNSKLSKRRQSLLKTGPVSAAELCQLLAPLVITSSA; translated from the exons ATGGTGCAAAATAAGATCACCGAAGTCACTGGATTCCATCGCTCTTTCAAG GGCCCAAATCCCTTTGCGGGTGATGAATTCACAAATGGTTCCCTCCTTAATTCAGACTTCAATTTTGATTTGTCAAATAGACATG ATATTACCTCCAGCAAGCCTATTGACATCCCTGATGGCAAGAAGAGAAATAAGAAGAAAAAGCGTTGTAGGGCAACTGACAGCTTCTCTGGCCGATTTGAGG ATGTCTACAGCCTGCAGTCAGAGGTACTTGGAGAGGGGGCTTATGCAAGGGTACAGACCTGCATCAACCTCATCACCAATAAAGAATATGCTGTCAAG ATCATTGAGAAGAGACCCGGTCACAGCCGCAGTCGCGTCTTCAGGGAGGTGGAGATGCTGTACCAGTGCCAGGGTCACAG AAACATCCTGGAGCTGGTGGAGTTCTTTGAGGAGGAAGACAAGTTTTACTTGGTGTTTGAAATGCTGAGAGGGG GTACAGTCCTGGCTCACATACACAGGAGActacacttcagtgagcaggaaGCCTGCGTTGTGGTGCAGGACATCGCCAGCGCTCTGGATTTCCTGCATAACAAAG GAATGGCACATAGAGATCTGAAGCCGGAGAACATCTTATGTGAGCATGCGGACAAA ATCTCGCCTGTGAAGATCTGTGATTTTGACCTGGGTAGTGGGATCAAGCTAAACAGCGAcagctctcccatctccaccccaGAGCTCCTCACTCCA TGTGGCTCGGCAGAGTACATGGCCCCTGAAGTGGTGGAGGCCTTCAGTGAGGAGGCCACAAACTATGACAAGCGCTGTGACCTGTGGAGCCTGGGGGTCATCCTCTACATCCTGTTGAGTGGCTACCCACCCTTTGTAGGCCGCTGCGGTAGCGACTGTGGCTGGGATATGGGAGAACCCTGCCACACATGCCAG AACATGTTGTTTGAGAGTATCCAGGAAGGGAAGTATGAGTTTCCAGAGAAGGACTGGGCTCACATCTCCTCAAGTGCCAAAGACCTGATCTCCAAACTTCTTGTTAGAGATGCCAAGAACCGCCTGAGTGCCGGCCAGGTTCTGCAGCACCCCTGGGTGCAGGGG ggATTCTCTGACACACTGCCAACATCCATCCTACCTCAAAG GAACAGTGCCAAGGACCTGACGTTCTTTGCTGGCAAGGCAGTGGCCATGAACCGGCAGCTGGCTGAGCAGGCTGTGATGGCAGAGCAGCAGCAGCTTGACGAGGCTCCCACTGTCATCACAGTCTGCTCCACTTCCATgcacctctcccctccatccaacTCCAAGCTGTCCAAGCGCAGGCAGAGCCTGCTAAAGACTGGGCCGGTCTCTGCCGCCGAGCTCTGCCAGCTCCTCGCCCCCCTCGTCATCACGTCATCTGCCTGA
- the LOC112242673 gene encoding uncharacterized protein LOC112242673 produces MIASIASMFATANNYFRNGENFSSRPLFLGLDVTILVKTVMFLFCSGIILWCLWDLWRGNDDDDDTDFLDMLKDLTTQRYSLYSSCLDHVKELDDLPENTVHKVSCGSRRRRKPPDSYLDSSPDYSPATKCDSEYDNEYDFFYDRASELERKRKPLFSSKRHVEFPSDCKQCASMDLCNNDGDSCVNIRVDTPESRNDTATSSETEYSFWPLNIMGSSDSISSFTSWSSFSSTSNPSTLVSEMSETVHATPVVSKDEPSSTDKGPAGRSELNNPLSVKMQGRHNLEHSIRQKIIRRLWRRAILLVRVIGMLLPERLKQATKRIPEIILIVEEENHKPMVCDKVTDPNQHDNAKTTFKKDNITLSQVAINGQKDLKREKMETRKSSKPLGLKLCPGLVKTPRPQCFVHIFAYPKPRSFLIRMIGEETTDFLEMTLKQNRLHHLLGVPTLYSDSLEKTAAEEVTPQPVQLDFHGVETPFLPQEVRNRLECHVKHKVIKKQWALPKLALKYIKAFRSEGAKCQRYKSMDNGNLIIDSNAETISQPLITCQQLQDEIGPITVTSLETEGEKSLSAASSQSDYSTEESVCSSVLVIDTSTQPDALEVSKTYPRTKFEIELKSKCLEIRLSMPQGRVPPKRLVKKLVGPGMRIPIPRVKNILFMRKASIKLLEMNLKQKHLANALRAPTIFSKSMELITPKETPQPKEVSEAEFELNCSKALIRKEMRDKLEFHIKRKKIQHLLGLQESLNALISKAPKMDPSRVFPKPKYDIEVVASDMPFLIDEQKEALEGNVRKKKTHKNWGYPRLIMDSLKAFEVPEAKNLDKRHPPAASKDVPVEPMSSTSSQN; encoded by the exons ATGATAGCTTCCATCGCCAGTATGTTTGCTACCGCAAATAATTATTTCAGGAACGGTGAGAATTTCTCTTCTCGGCCTCTGTTCCTAGGTCTTGATGTGACAATCCTTGTCAAGACCGTTATGTTTTTGTTCTGCTCGGGCATCATACTGTGGTGCTTATGGGATCTATGGAGAGGaaatgatgacgatgatgacacAGATTTTTT GGACATGCTGAAGGATTTGACCACCCAGCGCTACTCTCTATACAGTAGCTGCTTAGACCATGTGAAGGAACTGGATGATCTTCCGGAGAACACTGTGCACAAGGTCAGCTGTGGGAGCAGAAGACGGAGGAAGCCTCCAGATTCCTATCTTGACTCCAGCCCAGATTATAGCCCTGCTACTAAATGTGACTCTGAATACGACAATGAATATGACTTTTTCTACGACAGGGCCAGTGAAttggaaagaaagagaaaacctTTATTTTCCTCCAAACGTCATGTCGAGTTCCCGTCTGACTGCAAACAGTGTGCGTCTATGGACCTGTGCAACAACGATGGTGACAGTTGCGTCAACATCAGAGTGGACACTCCAGAGTCCAGAAACGACACCGCCACCAGCAGTGAGACGGAGTACAGCTTTTGGCCTCTGAACATTATGGGGTCATCTGATTCTATCAGCTCATTTACCTCCTGGTCTTCTTTCAGCTCAACATCCAATCCATCTACTCTTGTGTCTGAGATGAGTGAAACAGTCCATGCTACACCAGTGGTTTCTAAGGATGAGCCATCCTCTACTGACAAAGGTCCTGCTGGCAGGTCAGAGTTGAATAACCCACTGTCAGTAAAAATGCAAGGGAGGCACAATCTAGAGCACAGCATCCGCCAAAAGATCATACGCAGGTTATGGAGACGTGCCATATTGTTGGTTCGAGTTATTGGGATGCTACTCCCAGAAAGACTGAAGCAGGCCACAAAGAGGATTCCTGAAATTATTTTAATTGTTGAAGAGGAAAATCATAAACCAATGGTATGTGACAAAGTTACAGATCCCAACCAGCACGACAACGCAAAGACCACATTTAAAAAAGATAACATTACTCTATCCCAGGTGGCAATCAATGGTCAGAAAGATCTTAAACGGGAAAAGATGGAGACTAGAAAATCTAGCAAGCCCTTAGGTTTGAAATTATGTCCAGGGTTGGTGAAGACTCCTCGTCCTCAATGTTTTGTCCATATTTTTGCATATCCCAAGCCAAGATCATTTTTAATCCGTATGATTGGAGAGGAAACAACTGATTTCCTTGAGATGACTCTGAAGCAAAACCGACTACACCACCTACTGGGAGTGCCTACTCTCTACTCAGACTCCCTGGAGAAGACAGCAGCCGAGGAGGTCACACCACAGCCAGTTCAGTTGGATTTCCATGGTGTAGAAACCCCATTCCTCCCCCAGGAGGTAAGGAACAGACTTGAGTGTCATGTGAAGCATAAAGTGATAAAAAAGCAGTGGGCTCTTCCCAAGCTTGCTTTGAAGTATATAAAAGCCTTTAGGTCAGAAGGCGCTAAGTGTCAGAGATATAAGAGTATGGACAACGGAAATCTGATTATAGACAGTAACGCTGAAACAATTTCCCAGCCTCTGATCACTTGCCAACAACTTCAGGATGAGATAGGGCCAATAACAGTAACATCActggaaacagagggggagaaatCCCTCTCTGCAGCATCAAGTCAGTCTGATTATTCTACTGAGGAAAGTGTATGTAGCAGCGTTCTTGTCATAGATACATCCACTCAACCTGATGCGTTGGAAGTTAGCAAAACTTATCCCAGGACCAAATTTGAAATAGAACTGAAGAGCAAGTGCCTGGAAATCAGATTGTCTATGCCACAGGGAAGGGTTCCTCCGAAGAGGTTGGTAAAGAAGCTAGTCGGACCAGGTATGCGCATCCCTATACCCAGAGTGAAAAATATTTTATTCATGAGAAAGGCATCCATTAAACTTCTTGAGATGAACCTGAAACAGAAGCATTTGGCAAATGCATTGAGAGCACCTACCATCTTCAGCAAGTCTATGGAACTGATCACACCCAAAGAAACTCCTCAGCCTAAGGAAGTGTCAGAGGCAGAGTTTGAATTGAATTGTTCTAAGGCACTTATCAGAAAAGAAATGAGAGACAAGCTAGAGTTCCACATCAAACGCAAAAAAATCCAACACCTCTTGGGTCTGCAGGAATCTCTTAATGCCCTCATATCCAAGGCACCAAAAATGGATCCCAGCAGGGTTTTCCCAAAGCCCAAGTATGACATTGAGGTAGTGGCAAGTGATATGCCCTTTTTGATTGACGAACAGAAAGAGGCTTTAGAGGGCAATGTGAGGAAAAAGAAAACTCACAAGAACTGGGGTTACCCAAGACTGATAATGGACTCTCTGAAGGCATTTGAGGTTCCTGAGGCCAAAAACCTGGACAAGAGACACCCTCCAGCAGCTTCCAAGGATGTCCCTGTGGAGCCGATGTCATCAACGTCCTCACAGAACTGA